A window from Mytilus galloprovincialis chromosome 8, xbMytGall1.hap1.1, whole genome shotgun sequence encodes these proteins:
- the LOC143042264 gene encoding tubulin beta chain-like, with amino-acid sequence MREIVHMQAGQCGNQIGAKFWEVISDEHGIDPTGTYHGDSDLQLERINVYYNEATGGKYVPRAVLVDLEPGTMDSVRSGPFGQIFRPDNFVFGQSGAGNNWAKGHYTEGAELVDSVLDVVRKEAESCDCLQGFQLTHSLGGGTGSGMGTLLISKIREEYPDRIMLTFSVVPSPKVSDTVVEPYNATLSVHQLVENTDETYCIDNEALYDICFRTLKLTTPTYGDLNHLVSATMSGVTTCLRFPGQLNADLRKLAVNMVPFPRLHFFIPGFAPLTSRGSQQYRALTVPELTQQMFDAKNMMAACDPRHGRYLTVACMFRGRMSMKEVDEQMLNVQNKNSSYFVEWIPNNVKTAVCDIPPRGLKMSATFIGNSTAIQELFKRVSEQFTAMFRRKAFLHWYTGEGMDEMEFTEAESNMNDLVSEYQQYQDATAEEEGEFEEEEGEGEEA; translated from the exons GAACCTACCATGGAGATTCAGATTTACAGTTAGAAAGAATAAACGTCTACTACAATGAAGCCACCG GTGGAAAATATGTGCCACGTGCAGTGTTGGTCGATTTGGAGCCTGGAACCATGGACTCTGTCAGATCTGGACCATTCGGTCAAATCTTCAGACCAGACAACTTTGTTTTTGGACAGAGTGGTGCAGGAAACAACTGGGCCAAGGGACATTACACAGAAGGTGCTGAACTTGTAGACTCTGTTCTTGATGTTGTCAGGAAAGAGGCTGAAAGCTGTGATTGTCTCCAGGGATTCCAACTTACACACTCACTTGGAGGTGGAACTGGATCAGGCATGGGAACACTCCTTATCTCAAAAATCCGTGAAGAATACCCAGACAGAATCATGCTCACATTCTCAGTTGTACCATCACCAAAA GTATCAGACACAGTCGTTGAACCATACAATGCCACACTCTCTGTACATCAGCTGGTAGAAAACACAGATGAAACATACTGCATTGACAATGAAGCTCTATACGATATTTGTTTCAGAACCCTCAAACTGACCACACCAACATATGGGGATCTTAACCATCTTGTCTCTGCAACAATGTCCGGCGTTACAACATGTCTCCGATTTCCAGGTCAGTTGAACGCTGATCTCCGTAAATTGGCCGTCAATATGGTACCATTCCCACGTCTTCATTTCTTCATCCCAGGCTTTGCTCCCCTGACATCACGTGGTAGCCAACAGTACAGAGCTTTAACTGTACCAGAACTTACCCAACAGATGTTCGATGCTAAGAACATGATGGCTGCCTGTGATCCACGTCACGGCAGATACCTCACAGTTGCTTGTATGTTCAGAGGACGTATGTCAATGAAGGAAGTAGATGAACAGATGTTGAATGTACAGAACAAGAACAGCAGCTACTTCGTTGAATGGATCCCAAACAACGTCAAGACAGCTGTCTGTGACATTCCACCACGTGGTCTCAAGATGTCCGCCACATTTATTGGTAACAGCACAGCCATCCAGGAACTTTTCAAGCGTGTATCGGAACAATTCACCGCTATGTTCCGTCGTAAGGCTTTCTTGCATTGGTACACTGGTGAAGGTATGGACGAGATGGAATTCACAGAAGCCGAATCCAACATGAACGATTTGGTATCAGAATATCAACAATACCAGGATGCAACAGCAGAAGAGGAAGGAGAGTTCGAGGAGGAGGAAGGAGAAGGAGAAGAAGCTTAA